CAAAGAACTCCAAAACTTGAATCACAGTTCcaatctttcaaaaaaaaaaaaaaagagtagttAAGACCtgtgtttgatttaatttagaaaaaacaaaaaacatcaATATAAAGAGATAATCTGTACTTATGCTCAAAGGAGGAAGAAACTTCTCTTTAAAAAATCAGGTTTAAAAGTCTTATATAGATGAGTTTTTTAGGTAAAGTATAGCGATCAAGCCGGAGGAATTCAACGACCcaacattaaaatttttaaaaatatatttttaaatatatttaatttttttaaaatctcattttactttttaaaatttttaattatgagattttaaatttcaataaaattttattaaaaatttaaaattttgatttttaattatgagattttaaattttaataaaattttattaaaaatttaaaattttgatattaaaatttagtcggatgtgatatgatatatatataatgattacATTTAATAGAGAAGTTAACTTGTtgattattgaaaatttatgtaaggttaatttattttataaaatcaaagatcaaattgttaatttttttaatattataaaaattaaatagtaatttattttttaaaaatatatcagaGGATTGATTACAAATTAGTATTCACTATGAAATAGTGgaatccacatcatattatgctgGAGAACAATTTCAATTTTGGAATTTTAGTTGCGATtggaataatattttaaaataaaaaattatttatgtatGGAAATTAATCATTATTTTTCAGTAGAATATCAGTAAtacttattttaatatattacatTTAATCTATATTAATTGCACGTCTTAAATTTACATTTTAACTAAAAAtccttgaaaagaaaaaaaaaaatcctgacttgaactttaaaaataatacatataaaaaagaaaaaagaaaaaagaaaaaagaaaaaagaaaaaaacgaaATGATAACGATTACAAATTAAACAAACATAAAAAGGAAGAAATGAGTGCTCTGTTggtagaataaattaattttagacttaggtgagagagagagagagagagagagagagagagagagagagagatgaacAGTAAGTGGAtggacagagagagagagagagagggtgaAGAGGAAGTAGTATAAATGAGCCAAGTCTCTCATCACGTACTTGCGCCGTTCACTTCTTTAGGAGTGATATCTGTtgcctctctctctttctcgactaactcttctccttcttttcttcgcTTCTCCCTCCGACTCCGtgccttttcttctttctcttcttctttaaggTATATGTGTGTTCCTTTCAAAATTGATTCAATTCTGTGCTCTAATAGGCCTGATTTGTTAAAAACAGATTGCCGTTTTGTTTTGCTTGTTTTGCCTTCACCACTTCTTTTATCTGCTTCTCCTTGTTAATGGGTTCCTTCTGTTTTTCTGATATTGCTTTTGTTTTTTTGAGTGGATAGACACAGTTTACTGTGGTTTTGTTGAGACAATgattgaattataaattttattaagttgGGATCTCcctttttatttgatttgaagCTCAAGATTGGACATTTTGATCTCTTTTCCCGCTTGTATCCTGATTAGTTTTCCATAGTTTGGTTATTTTTATGATGGAATCTGGGTtttgagtttgaattttttttccgaTCTGTAAACTGGGAAGGCTCAGTGATTTGGATCCGTGTAAATTGTCGGTATACTTAAGTTTGAATGTTTACTGTAGCTATTCATGTTCTTGGTGCTTTTGTTTAATTAGAGTTCAATATGTAATTGAGTGAGTGAAGCTCTTATTTGCCTAAGTGCTCCTTTGTCGTTGGGTTCTTTTGATCGTATTGTATGCTTAATTTTGGTTTTATTGCACCTCTCTTTTCTGTCTTTTTCTTGGAATCCAGAAAGTGGATGGCTTAaatatagtttaaattaaatgattctAAATGCAACCATTTGGTATCTGTTTTACTGGTTTCTTGGTGTTCTGTTTGGGCCCTTGGGCCGTTGATTTTACCAATGAAGCTCTTGATTTGAATTGACTATGATGCTATAGAACACCTTATCCTTGATTTTTTTTGAACTCTTTTCATGTTATTATTCATTTTGGGGAAATCATATTCTTTTCTACATGCATGGAAGTTTAATGTTCTTTTTCTGCCATATCATTACACAGAGCAATGGCGTCCCACATTGTTGGTTATCCTCGCATGGGGCCCAAGAGAGAGCTCAAATTTGCTTTGGAATCTTTCTGGGATGGCAAGAGCAGTGCTGATGAATTACAGAAGGTGGCAACAGATCTCAGGTTATCTATCTGGAAGCAGATGGCTGATGCTGGAATCAAGTTTATTCCTAGCAACACATTTTCATATTATGATCAAGTTTTGGACACCACAGCAATGCTAGGTGCTGTTCCTCCCAGATATGGTTGGAATGGTGGTGAGATTGGTTTTGATATCTACTTTTCCATGGCTAGAGGAAATGCCTCTGTCCCTGCTATGGAAATGACCAAGTGGTTTGACACCAACTAGTAAGTAGCTAATGATTTCCTTCTGACCCATGTAGTTTTGTTTGGCTGGCCTATATAAGTGATATAAATGTGTTTTTTCTGTGCAGCCATTACATTGTTCCTGAATTGGGACCAGATGTTAAGTTCTCTTATGCATCTCACAAGGCTGTTGATGAGTACAAGGAGGCCAAAGCTGTAAGTTAACTTGATATCTCACAACTGCTTATCAATTTATGGTATTTCAGGTGGCCCTTTTTCTGTTGGATTAAAGGAGGAAGTTTGCTTCTTGTGGGGGATTTAATATGAGTTTTCAAGTTTCGGATATGATGAAGTAAGAGTATCACTGATGCAATATTGACTATAGTCATTATAGAATTATGAAATTTGGATTTTTATTACTTGAGAATTAAGTTTAGAATTTTCCCTAATTAGGATTGATTTTATATTCCTTGTTTGTTTTGATTTAATATGCCCAATGTTCAGTTGGGGGTAGTTCTACACTAAATGCCTATGTCTAGATATTTTgttatgattattatttttgaaaattaataaagtttGCGAATTCGTTTCTCTTCCTTGTCTTGAGAAATTATTTCTCTGGGTCCAttgtgcttttctttttctagtcaattaacaaatttttatatatcataAAGTCATGAAAGTGCATGAAATACAAATTGAGTATGGAAACTAGTACTTTGCTACTGCAAGTTTCAAGTCAACTAATTGCTACACACCCCCAATAGCACCTTTCTTCTTTAATAAGGCTTCCTTGCTTGATAAATTTAAGTCCCACCATGTTTTCTCACTCTTATAGATTACATTTATAAGATTGTCTATTTGTGCCCATTGTAAGTAATTTGGAGGTAAATAAAAtcatttgatatttaaataattgttcTTTTATTTCTGTTCTGCAGCTTGGGATTGAGACTGTGCCCGTCATTGTGGGTCCTGTTTCCTATTTGCTGCTATCAAAACCAGCAAAGGGTGTGGAGAAatccttctctcttctttcccTGATTGACAAAATTCTTCCTGTGTACAAGTAAGGTCTCAGTCTCTCCTTTAATTCTCAGGGTGGATCACCAAATTTCTATTCTGAAGGCTGTTTTGAAACTCACTGCAATATATTTTGTGCCAACTGCCAATGGCATGCTCCTtttgtttccatgttgagaatgtgttgTGTGGATATGTTCTTTCAGGGAAGTTGTGAGTGAACTGAAGGCAGCTGGTGCCAACTGGATTCAGTTTGATGAGCCCAAGCTAGTGATGGATCTTGATGCTCATGAATTACAAGCATTTACTCATGCATACTCAGAGCTGGAAGCAACTTTATCTGGTCTACATGTTTTGATTGAGACTTACTTTGCTGATGTTCCAGTTGAGGCATACAAAACCCTCACATCTTTGAAGGGTGTTAGTGGATTTGGATTTGACCTAATTCGTGGGACTAAGACCCTTGATCTGATTAAGAGTGGATTCCCTTCGGGCAAATTCCTATTTGCTGGAGTAGTTGATGGAAGGAACATCTGGGCTAATGATCTTGCTGCATCCCTTGATACACTGCATTCTCTTGAGGCCATTGTGGGCAAAGGTATTGACTCTTTAGTGTAACGTTTATATTGCAATGAAATTAAGTAATGATgcatgttatgttgttttgcagACAAGGTTGTGGTCTCTACTTCCTGTTCTCTTCTACACACTGCAGTTGACCTAGCAAATGAGCCTAAGTTGGATAAAGAGATCAAGCCATGGCTTGCATTTGCTGCACAGAAAATACTTGAAGTAAATGCCTTGGCCAAAGCACTTGCTGGACACAAGGATGAGGTACTGCCACGggcatttttcttttcttatgtGTTGCTTTCTTTTACTTGTAACTGAAAATAATACAGCCTATTCATTAGAAGCCATTTGCAGGCATttacttctttattttttattttgtaaataatgGTTTTTTTGACAATTTCATTGGATAACCTATTTCTATACTTTAATATGGTTTCACATTACTGGTGATATCATTGAGGTTTAGGTAGTTTCAATCtccattttcattatttttatagttattgAAAGCACcaattaacaaaatattttatgtacTTCTGACACTCTTGTGGATGCTAGTTAGAATTCTCTTCATCTGTACTTTGGCTAGACAACAAACCTATCTTAGGCCATTAGCATTTGCACAACCCTTCACACTTTACCTATGGGATAAATGGGTATCAAAGCTAGTACAGTTCCTACCTTTTGCTAGATCTTTTTCATCTTATCATGAGAGAGTTCGACGTCCTAAGCTGCTCAATGCATTAAATTCATTTTACTGGAAACATTCTTATGTATGAGTAGTTTGCTGCTAGCGACAaccttaaaagaaaaaatctttTCTTCTTAGACAGCTAGTCAAAGAATCTAATAAGCTTCTAATTATATTTTCCTGTAAATCCAGGCATTCTTCTCGTCAAATGCATTAGCTCACACTTCAAGAAAATCTTCACCAAGGGTGACAAATGAGGCTGTTCAGGCTGCTGTAAGTGGTCTTTCTAATATTGTATCTATTTTTTCTGTTAGTTGGCTTCTTATCAAGCTGGGTTTTTGCCCCTTCTTGCTCAGGCTGCTTCTTTGAAGGGATCTGACCACCGTCGGGCCACAAATGTGAGTGCAAGGCTGGATGCGCAGCAAAAGAAGTTGAACCTTCCAATTCTTCCTACCACCACAATTGGATCCTTCCCTCAGACTCAGGACCTTAGGAGAGTGCGTCGTGAATACAAGGCTAAGAAGTGAGAACATTGTTGGTATGCAGATAGTGTGATGAACTTCAAGTTATGTAACAGGTTATCTGatttttccttttctctctaaaaaccataaaataggATCTCTGAAGATGATTATGTAAATTCCATCAAGGAAGAAATTAACAAAGTGGTCAAGATTCAGGAAGAGCTTGACATTGACGTTTTGGTGCATGGTGAGCCAGAAGTAAGCATTCCCCCAGATGAAATACTCCATTCATTCCATAATTTTTTACCATTTTGTTTTTTCACACATATGaagacaattttttttattaactttctaaTTATATCCATCTTAAAGACatggaattttattaaatactaagagatattttgagagatttcttggaaatatgataaaattaaatagggatataatagtcaatttatatgttattatagtgtGAAAAAGGAAAGTGATAACAATTTTGGGAcaacaaaaaaaggaaaaaaattatgGGACGGAGATTGTAATTTTCCTTAGTCATGTTGTACTTGTTGTGCATTTACCTAATCTTGTTGATTTTGATATTTTGCTTTGCAATGCAGAGGAATGACATGGTCGAGTATTTCGGTGAGCAATTATCCGGTTTTGCCTTCTCTGCAAATGGGTGGGTTCAGTCATACGGTTCTCGTTGTGTCAAGCCTCCTATCATCTATGGTGATGTAAGCCGTCCCAAGGCCATGACTGTCTTCTGGTCATCGATGGCTCAAAGCATGACTAAGCGACCAATGAAGGGAATGCTTACTGGTCCTGTTACTATTTTGAACTGGTCCTTTGTCAGAAATGATCAGCCCAGGTGAGATAGACAATCCAAATGATATTACAGTGCTATTCAGGTTTTTAGATGGTATTTTGACATTGTACATCTGTGTGCTCTAAAGACACGAGACATGCTATCAAATTGCTTTGGCCATCAAGGATGAGGTTGAGGACCTTGAGAAAGCTGGAATAACTGTCATTCAGATTGATGAGGCTGCACTGAGAGAGGGTTTACCCCTAAGGAAGTCTGAGCATGCTTTCTATTTGGATTGGGCAGTTCATTCCTTCAGGATTACTAACTGTGGCGTCCAAGATTCAACCCAGGTTCATCTATTTTTCTCTGATTAATTTGCAAGTTTACTAGTTTTAGATCTTTGTTTGGTTGGTTGGTTGTTTGTTGAGTTTTGATAAAATCATTTGGAATGATTTTTAGAAATAAGAAAATGGAAATTTCAGAATTGGATTCACATATTTTTGTAGATGGTGTATGCATATTTTGGCGGGGAGTAGTAGAACTATTTGTCTCTGGCATTTTGTTCATTTGTTGCTTTATGTAATGCTGAAAGATTTCATGATATATATTGACACTAACTTGTGGTATGAAACTTTTTGATACCACAGATCCACACCCACATGTGCTACTCCAACTTCAATGACATCATCCATTCGATCATTAACATGGACGCTGATGTCATTACCATAGAGAACTCAAGGTCAGATGAGAAGCTTCTTTCGGTGTTCCGCGAGGGAGTGAAATATGGTGCCGGAATTGGCCCTGGCGTGTATGACATTCACTCACCCAGGATACCATCTACTGAAGAAATTGCTGATCGTATCAAGAAGATGCTTGCAGTCCTTGAAAGCCACATCCTCTGGGTCAACCCTGATTGTGGCCTAAAGACCCGCAAGTACTCTGAAGTGAAACCTGCCCTAAGCAATATGGTTGCTGCTGCCAAGCTTCTTCGTGCTGAGCTCGGAAGTGCCAAGTGAGTTTGCAAGTACCAAAACGATACCATTTCTTGTATTTGAGAAGGGGATTGTGTATTATATCCGGAATAATTTGTTTGCTTTCCGAGTATTCTtgttattttactttaaattgTACTGGGGAGTGATGTATTTGCCTATTTGGATATGCTATCAGCGGAGTTTGTCCTTCATTTTATCCCTTTATGAAGCTATTCTATTTTCTTTGTTCATGTTTTCTTGGATATAATATTTCTTGAGAGTGCTTTTGATAGAGTTGTAAAGGAACAAACTTGCATAAATACATAGAACAGAGGAAATAGTTGTATAACAAAATGACTGAATTTTTCAAGCTTCTTCGGATAAAATACTCTAAGAATCTCCTCAGTATGAAATTTTTACTTCAGCATAAGCTGAAAACAAAACCTAAGCATGAGCTGAAAC
This sequence is a window from Manihot esculenta cultivar AM560-2 chromosome 4, M.esculenta_v8, whole genome shotgun sequence. Protein-coding genes within it:
- the LOC110613447 gene encoding 5-methyltetrahydropteroyltriglutamate--homocysteine methyltransferase translates to MSQVSHHVLAPFTSLGVISVASLSFSTNSSPSFLRFSLRLRAFSSFSSSLRAMASHIVGYPRMGPKRELKFALESFWDGKSSADELQKVATDLRLSIWKQMADAGIKFIPSNTFSYYDQVLDTTAMLGAVPPRYGWNGGEIGFDIYFSMARGNASVPAMEMTKWFDTNYHYIVPELGPDVKFSYASHKAVDEYKEAKALGIETVPVIVGPVSYLLLSKPAKGVEKSFSLLSLIDKILPVYKEVVSELKAAGANWIQFDEPKLVMDLDAHELQAFTHAYSELEATLSGLHVLIETYFADVPVEAYKTLTSLKGVSGFGFDLIRGTKTLDLIKSGFPSGKFLFAGVVDGRNIWANDLAASLDTLHSLEAIVGKDKVVVSTSCSLLHTAVDLANEPKLDKEIKPWLAFAAQKILEVNALAKALAGHKDEAFFSSNALAHTSRKSSPRVTNEAVQAAAASLKGSDHRRATNVSARLDAQQKKLNLPILPTTTIGSFPQTQDLRRVRREYKAKKISEDDYVNSIKEEINKVVKIQEELDIDVLVHGEPERNDMVEYFGEQLSGFAFSANGWVQSYGSRCVKPPIIYGDVSRPKAMTVFWSSMAQSMTKRPMKGMLTGPVTILNWSFVRNDQPRHETCYQIALAIKDEVEDLEKAGITVIQIDEAALREGLPLRKSEHAFYLDWAVHSFRITNCGVQDSTQIHTHMCYSNFNDIIHSIINMDADVITIENSRSDEKLLSVFREGVKYGAGIGPGVYDIHSPRIPSTEEIADRIKKMLAVLESHILWVNPDCGLKTRKYSEVKPALSNMVAAAKLLRAELGSAK